One genomic region from Rosa rugosa chromosome 1, drRosRugo1.1, whole genome shotgun sequence encodes:
- the LOC133717871 gene encoding protein RER1A-like: MEGLGGDGAAVTSPVAQWKSDFSRAFQYYLDRSTPHTLYRWIGTLVVAMIYILRVYYVQGFYVVSYGLGIYVLNLLIGFFSPKVDPELEPLDGPSLPTKGADEFKPFVRRLPEFKFWYSITKAFIIAFVMTFFSVLDVPVFWPILLCYWIVLFVLTMKRQILHMIKYKYVPFDIGKQRYTGKK, from the exons ATGGAGGGACTCGGAGGCGACGGAGCGGCGGTGACGTCACCAGTGGCCCAATGGAAGAGCGATTTCTCGAGAGCATTCCAGTACTATCTGGATCGGTCCACGCCTCACACACTTTATAGGTGGATAGGAACCCTAGTTGTGGCGATGATCTACATTCTGCGAGTCTACTATGTCCAGGGCTTCTATGTGGTCTCGTATGGGCTCGGAATCTATGTCTTGAACCTCTTGATTGGCTTCTTCTCACCCAAGGTTGACCCGGAGCTTGAACCTTTGGATGGGCCTTCACTGCCTACCAAAGGTGCTGATGAGTTCAAGCCTTTTGTTCGCCGCCTCCCCGAGTTTAAGTTCTG GTATTCCATCACAAAGGCTTTCATTATTGCATTTGTCATGACCTTCTTCTCTGTGCTGGATGTGCCTGTTTTCTGGCCAATATTGTTATGCTACTGGATTGTGCTTTTTGTCCTCACAATGAAACGACAGATCCTACACATGATCAAATACAAATATGTCCCATTTGATATTGGAAAGCAG AGGTACACTGGAAAGAAGTAA